From the genome of Campylobacter concisus, one region includes:
- the dapA gene encoding 4-hydroxy-tetrahydrodipicolinate synthase translates to MTALITPFKNQKVDEVSFEKLIKRQIKHGIDVVVPVGTTGESATLTHDEHRICIEIAVDACKGTNVKVLAGAGSNATHEAIGIAKFAQAHGADGILSVAPYYNKPTQEGLYEHYKAIANSIEIPVLLYNVPGRVGVDILPATVFRLFKECKNIYGIKEATGSIDRCVDLLAHEPNLVVISGEDAINYPIISNGGKGVISVTANLLPDQISQLTHLAMNEEYKKAKLINDNLYTINKTLFCESNPIPIKAAMYLAGLIDSLEYRLPLCKPSKENFKKIEEVIKNYEIKGF, encoded by the coding sequence ATGACCGCACTCATTACGCCATTTAAAAATCAAAAAGTAGATGAAGTTAGTTTTGAAAAACTAATAAAAAGACAGATAAAACACGGCATAGATGTCGTTGTACCAGTTGGAACCACTGGCGAGAGTGCAACACTGACGCATGATGAGCATAGAATTTGTATCGAAATAGCCGTAGATGCATGTAAAGGCACAAATGTAAAAGTACTAGCTGGTGCTGGTAGTAACGCAACTCACGAGGCTATTGGTATCGCTAAATTTGCTCAAGCCCATGGCGCTGATGGTATCCTTTCAGTTGCGCCTTATTACAACAAACCAACGCAGGAAGGACTTTATGAGCATTACAAAGCCATAGCAAATAGCATTGAAATCCCTGTGCTTCTTTATAATGTCCCAGGAAGAGTTGGCGTGGATATCTTGCCAGCGACTGTTTTTAGGCTTTTTAAAGAGTGTAAAAATATCTACGGCATCAAGGAGGCTACAGGTAGTATAGATAGATGCGTAGATCTGCTAGCTCACGAGCCGAATTTAGTAGTCATTAGCGGAGAAGATGCGATCAACTACCCTATCATATCAAATGGCGGCAAAGGCGTTATCTCGGTTACTGCAAACCTCTTGCCAGATCAAATTTCACAGCTTACACACCTTGCGATGAACGAAGAGTACAAAAAAGCGAAACTAATAAACGATAATCTATACACGATCAATAAAACGCTCTTTTGCGAAAGCAATCCGATACCGATCAAAGCAGCGATGTATCTAGCTGGACTCATCGACTCTTTAGAGTATCGCTTACCACTTTGCAAACCAAGTAAAGAAAATTTTAAAAAGATAGAAGAAGTAATAAAAAATTACGAAATAAAGGGTTTTTAA
- a CDS encoding cation diffusion facilitator family transporter, with amino-acid sequence MHNKSVLRNSFFLIFTFMIVEAVFGFVSNSLALISDAFHMLSDAAALFLSLVAFKIAEKRANLQKTFGYKRVEIIAAFINALALIALAVFVVVEAIIRLFSEPEIKAETMLVVSILGLMVNLVVAVYMHKSADTKENLNMKGAYLHVLGDTLGSVGAIVAALLVMKFNFTQADSIASIFVSLLIIKSGASLLKDSFNILIEAVPLKLDTDEILGVIKGVDGVKIVHDLHIWAINAGTNALIAHVVVDDALSVAEISKMIKRIEHELSHAGIGHVTLQFESESLGHKAGLICELNDDEGHEHFGHCH; translated from the coding sequence ATGCACAACAAGAGCGTTCTTAGAAATTCATTTTTTCTAATTTTCACGTTTATGATAGTTGAGGCCGTTTTTGGCTTCGTTTCAAACTCGCTTGCACTCATTAGCGACGCATTTCACATGCTCTCAGATGCTGCGGCTCTCTTTTTGTCGCTGGTTGCTTTTAAGATCGCAGAAAAAAGGGCAAATTTGCAAAAGACCTTTGGCTACAAAAGGGTCGAGATCATTGCCGCTTTCATAAATGCGCTGGCCCTTATTGCACTCGCCGTCTTTGTCGTAGTCGAAGCTATCATCAGACTTTTTAGCGAGCCGGAGATCAAAGCTGAGACGATGCTTGTTGTTAGTATTTTGGGGCTTATGGTAAATTTAGTCGTGGCTGTTTATATGCATAAAAGCGCTGATACAAAAGAAAATTTAAATATGAAAGGTGCTTATTTGCACGTGCTTGGCGACACGCTTGGCTCAGTTGGCGCCATCGTCGCGGCGCTTCTTGTGATGAAATTTAACTTCACGCAGGCCGATAGCATCGCAAGCATCTTTGTTTCGCTACTCATCATAAAAAGTGGCGCTAGCTTGCTAAAAGATAGCTTTAATATCCTGATCGAAGCCGTGCCGCTTAAGCTTGATACGGATGAAATTTTAGGCGTTATAAAGGGCGTAGATGGCGTTAAAATCGTGCATGACCTGCATATATGGGCGATAAATGCTGGCACAAACGCGCTCATAGCCCACGTGGTGGTGGATGATGCTTTAAGCGTGGCTGAAATTTCAAAGATGATAAAGCGCATCGAACACGAGCTTTCTCACGCAGGCATCGGCCATGTCACGCTTCAGTTTGAGAGCGAGAGCCTTGGGCACAAAGCTGGTCTCATCTGTGAGCTAAATGACGATGAAGGACATGAGCACTTTGGACATTGTCATTAA
- a CDS encoding ABC transporter six-transmembrane domain-containing protein, whose product MQNNVFKTLKSIATEHNKKLILTFALVLAENGLFLAYPIFAGFAINAIMQGNTSNAIVYAFFVLIAWLVGAVRRRVDTQVFANIYAKLAVNVIMNEKQNAKDDSAIIARVALSREFVNFFETHFPMFFTSVISIIGSAFMLIFVEPKVAVACFAVMIFFLIFLPRYIKKNDDLYLRLNDRLEKEAKVIGVFNKSTLNRHYDVVSKFRIAISNREAMSYFIIGISASLLFLVAIIVLSSQQTNAGHIYSVMTYIWNFVISLDDSPKLIEEFSNLKDIGKRIDAQKKDKDAQQERS is encoded by the coding sequence TTGCAAAATAACGTCTTTAAGACGCTAAAGAGCATAGCGACCGAGCACAACAAAAAGCTCATTTTGACCTTTGCTTTGGTGCTAGCAGAGAACGGACTTTTTCTGGCATACCCAATATTTGCGGGCTTTGCGATCAACGCAATCATGCAAGGAAACACGTCAAATGCCATCGTTTATGCATTTTTTGTGCTCATAGCGTGGCTTGTAGGAGCCGTTAGACGCCGCGTGGATACGCAAGTTTTTGCAAATATCTACGCAAAGCTTGCTGTAAACGTCATCATGAATGAAAAACAAAATGCCAAAGATGATTCCGCTATCATCGCCAGAGTAGCGCTCTCGCGAGAGTTTGTAAATTTCTTTGAGACGCATTTTCCTATGTTTTTTACATCGGTTATTTCGATCATTGGCTCAGCGTTTATGCTCATCTTTGTCGAGCCAAAGGTCGCTGTGGCGTGCTTTGCCGTGATGATCTTTTTTCTTATATTTTTGCCAAGATATATCAAGAAAAATGACGACCTTTATCTTCGCTTAAATGACCGCCTAGAAAAAGAGGCAAAGGTGATAGGTGTTTTTAACAAAAGCACGCTAAATAGGCACTACGATGTCGTTTCTAAATTTCGTATAGCGATCTCAAATAGGGAGGCAATGAGCTATTTTATCATCGGTATTAGCGCTTCGCTGCTCTTTTTGGTGGCGATAATAGTGCTAAGCTCGCAGCAGACAAATGCCGGCCACATCTACTCTGTGATGACCTATATATGGAATTTCGTCATCAGTCTTGACGACTCGCCAAAGCTCATCGAGGAATTTTCAAATTTAAAAGATATAGGTAAGAGGATCGACGCCCAAAAGAAGGACAAAGATGCACAACAAGAGCGTTCTTAG
- a CDS encoding 2-hydroxymuconate tautomerase family protein produces MPFVKICVTKEGDSPSVEQKEKMISGVTKLISEILGRSAQNTVVIIDEIDMNNYGIAGESVKNLRKKQKEQKEVKC; encoded by the coding sequence ATGCCATTTGTGAAAATTTGCGTGACAAAAGAGGGTGATAGCCCAAGCGTGGAGCAAAAAGAGAAGATGATAAGCGGAGTTACAAAGCTAATAAGCGAAATTTTAGGTAGAAGCGCTCAAAATACCGTTGTCATTATCGATGAGATCGATATGAATAACTACGGCATCGCAGGCGAGAGTGTGAAAAATCTCCGCAAAAAACAAAAAGAGCAAAAGGAAGTAAAATGCTAA
- a CDS encoding cupin domain-containing protein — MKNYQVAKIANAPRVELKEALNLTGCEVSINELPANVSVPFVHAHKQNEELYIITDGDGELFIDGEVIKVSKGDAVRIDPDGKRCFKAGKNGIKMICIQTKRGSLEQYTMSDGVIVDDVKPSWL, encoded by the coding sequence ATGAAAAATTATCAGGTTGCAAAGATCGCAAATGCGCCAAGAGTCGAGCTAAAAGAGGCTTTAAATTTAACTGGCTGTGAAGTATCTATAAACGAGCTTCCAGCAAATGTGAGCGTGCCATTTGTCCATGCGCACAAGCAAAACGAGGAGCTTTACATCATCACTGATGGCGATGGCGAGCTCTTCATCGATGGCGAAGTAATAAAAGTAAGCAAAGGCGACGCGGTGCGCATAGATCCAGATGGCAAAAGGTGCTTTAAAGCTGGCAAAAACGGCATCAAAATGATCTGCATCCAGACAAAACGCGGTAGCCTAGAGCAATACACAATGAGCGACGGCGTGATAGTTGATGACGTAAAACCAAGCTGGCTCTAA
- the rseP gene encoding RIP metalloprotease RseP, with product MKGIFFTLVLLGLGLYAYSFYFLVTILAISFLIFFHELGHFLAARTLGVKVNTFSIGFGEKIYTKNVGGTDYCLSAIPLGGYVQLKGQDDTDPKAKNYDADSYNVLSPIKRIYILFAGPFFNFILAFFIYILLGSIGVERLAPSIGHIAEGSAAASAGLAKNDKILAINGVKINEWDEISKNVKLEPSTILIDRNGSQMTINLTPKIGETINIFNEKVQRPLIGISPNGEVIKIYHTGLAGINFAFSETIEASKLIFKSFTKLVSGAVPLKEVGGIVQIADVTSKAAKISLSVLLTIVALISVNLGVLNLFPIPALDGGHILFNIYELTFRREINERVLVALTYCGWALLLGIMVLATFNDIMRLSGGL from the coding sequence TTGAAAGGCATTTTCTTCACACTAGTCCTGCTTGGCCTTGGGCTTTATGCGTATTCGTTTTATTTTTTAGTGACCATTTTAGCCATTAGTTTTCTCATATTTTTTCACGAGCTTGGCCACTTTTTGGCAGCAAGAACGCTTGGCGTAAAGGTAAATACCTTTAGTATTGGCTTTGGCGAGAAAATTTACACCAAAAACGTTGGCGGCACCGACTACTGCCTAAGCGCGATCCCACTTGGCGGATACGTGCAGCTAAAAGGGCAAGACGACACCGACCCAAAGGCAAAAAACTACGACGCTGACAGCTACAACGTGCTAAGTCCGATAAAGCGAATTTACATCCTCTTTGCTGGGCCATTTTTCAACTTTATCTTGGCGTTTTTCATATACATTTTGCTTGGATCTATCGGAGTTGAAAGACTTGCGCCAAGTATAGGCCACATAGCTGAAGGCTCGGCAGCTGCAAGTGCTGGGCTAGCTAAAAATGATAAAATTTTAGCAATAAATGGCGTAAAGATAAACGAGTGGGATGAGATCAGTAAAAATGTAAAGCTTGAGCCAAGCACCATTTTGATAGATCGTAACGGCTCACAAATGACTATAAATTTAACGCCAAAGATAGGCGAGACGATAAATATATTTAATGAAAAGGTACAGCGCCCATTGATCGGGATCTCTCCAAATGGCGAAGTGATAAAAATTTACCACACTGGTCTTGCAGGCATAAATTTTGCCTTTAGTGAGACGATCGAAGCATCAAAACTAATCTTTAAAAGCTTTACCAAACTAGTAAGCGGAGCTGTGCCGCTAAAAGAGGTCGGGGGCATCGTGCAGATCGCCGATGTCACATCAAAGGCCGCTAAGATCAGCCTTAGTGTGCTTTTAACCATCGTAGCGTTAATCTCTGTAAATTTAGGTGTTTTAAATTTATTTCCTATCCCAGCGCTTGATGGCGGGCACATCTTATTTAACATTTATGAACTAACTTTTAGACGCGAAATAAATGAGCGAGTGCTTGTTGCTCTTACCTACTGTGGCTGGGCGCTACTGCTTGGCATCATGGTGCTCGCGACATTTAATGACATTATGAGATTAAGTGGAGGTTTATGA
- a CDS encoding Rrf2 family transcriptional regulator: MQIGIKFSTAIHVVLAACFFKDEKVTSEFIAGSINTNPVIVRRLLCTLKAAGLVNVAAGVGGVSLAKEPKDLTLLQIFNAVNDKEKLFKIHSDSPKACPLGSKIEGLLTGHFLKAQEALEDSLRNITLQDLLDELINL, from the coding sequence ATGCAAATAGGGATTAAGTTTTCAACCGCGATCCATGTAGTTTTAGCAGCTTGTTTTTTCAAAGACGAGAAAGTTACGAGCGAATTTATAGCAGGTAGTATAAATACAAATCCAGTCATAGTTAGGCGCCTGCTTTGCACTCTAAAGGCTGCAGGGCTCGTAAATGTCGCAGCCGGAGTTGGTGGTGTGAGTCTTGCGAAAGAGCCAAAAGATCTAACCCTCCTTCAAATTTTTAACGCAGTAAATGATAAAGAAAAACTTTTCAAGATCCACTCTGACTCACCTAAAGCCTGCCCACTTGGTAGCAAGATCGAGGGACTCTTAACTGGTCACTTCCTAAAAGCACAAGAAGCTTTAGAGGATAGTTTAAGAAACATTACTTTACAAGATCTATTGGATGAACTTATTAATCTATAA
- a CDS encoding ComF family protein produces the protein MFCAFCKSFTLNTFCKICSQILSEQSPIVRELEGFKIYSFYGYSEIKELIHSKHQMHGYFIYKNLAKFAFNKFAKSFSLPEKVYALPIDDRVHHGYSHTAILANALRAKNLKPIFHALHATSKISYSGKDLQFRQNNPRNFKILKKITAPVILVDDIVTTGTTILEAKNTLEKAGVKVLFALVLADAKH, from the coding sequence ATGTTTTGTGCGTTTTGCAAGAGTTTTACGCTAAATACATTTTGTAAAATTTGCTCACAAATTTTAAGCGAGCAAAGCCCGATAGTAAGAGAACTAGAGGGCTTTAAAATTTATAGCTTTTACGGCTACTCTGAAATAAAAGAACTCATCCACTCCAAGCACCAAATGCACGGATATTTTATATATAAAAACTTAGCTAAATTTGCATTTAATAAATTTGCTAAAAGCTTTAGCTTACCGGAGAAAGTCTATGCTCTGCCGATAGATGATAGAGTGCATCACGGCTATTCGCACACGGCTATTTTGGCAAATGCGCTAAGGGCTAAAAATCTAAAGCCCATATTTCACGCACTGCATGCAACCAGCAAGATCAGCTATAGTGGTAAGGATTTGCAATTTAGACAAAATAACCCAAGAAATTTTAAAATCCTAAAAAAGATCACTGCGCCAGTTATTTTAGTAGATGACATCGTAACCACTGGCACAACGATACTTGAGGCTAAAAACACTCTAGAAAAAGCTGGCGTAAAAGTACTTTTTGCTCTAGTTTTGGCTGACGCTAAACATTAA
- a CDS encoding YggS family pyridoxal phosphate-dependent enzyme, with protein sequence MMIVLKELLEKIENLSKDVTLIAVSKNVTCTEVRELYAQGQRNFGENRVQELAKKELELQNFADIKWHMIGRLQNNKINQMISLKPTLWQSCDSFERAVEVDKRLSYKLDTLLQINSADEDTKQGVSVANAAEIYERIQSECKNINLKGVMSIGAHVDEPKEIQKSFELTYEIFDSLKPKGATICSMGMSSDYELAIKCGSNMIRLGTMLYL encoded by the coding sequence ATGATGATAGTTTTAAAAGAACTACTTGAAAAGATCGAAAATTTAAGCAAAGACGTGACGCTCATCGCTGTTAGCAAAAATGTGACATGCACTGAAGTAAGAGAGCTTTATGCGCAAGGGCAAAGAAATTTTGGCGAAAATAGAGTCCAAGAGCTAGCCAAAAAAGAGCTAGAACTGCAAAATTTTGCTGATATAAAATGGCATATGATCGGCCGATTGCAAAATAACAAAATAAATCAAATGATAAGTCTAAAGCCCACACTTTGGCAAAGCTGCGATAGCTTTGAAAGAGCCGTAGAGGTCGATAAAAGACTCAGCTACAAGCTCGATACATTGCTTCAAATAAACTCGGCTGATGAAGATACAAAGCAAGGCGTAAGCGTAGCAAATGCGGCAGAAATTTATGAGCGTATCCAAAGCGAGTGCAAAAATATCAATCTAAAAGGCGTGATGAGTATCGGAGCGCATGTGGATGAGCCAAAAGAGATCCAAAAGAGCTTTGAGCTAACTTATGAAATTTTTGATAGCCTAAAGCCAAAAGGTGCAACTATCTGCTCGATGGGCATGAGTAGTGATTACGAGCTAGCTATAAAATGTGGCTCAAATATGATTCGCCTTGGCACTATGCTTTATCTATAA
- a CDS encoding enoyl-ACP reductase — MNDTLNEFKGKTLVISGGTRGIGRAIVEEFAKAGVNIAFTYNSNEELAKEQAKELEATYKIKAGAYALNILEPETYKELFSKIDEDFDRIDFFISNAIISGRAVAGGYTKFMKLKPRGINNIFTATVNAFVVGTQEAAKRMEKVGGGSIISLSSTGNLVYIENYAGHGTAKAAVEAMARYAATELGEKNIRVNVVSGGPIETDALRAFTNYEEVRDMTAKLSPLNRMGQPTDLAGACLFLCSSKASWVTGHTFIIDGGTTFK, encoded by the coding sequence ATGAATGACACACTAAACGAATTTAAAGGTAAAACACTAGTTATCAGCGGTGGCACTAGAGGCATTGGTAGAGCCATAGTTGAAGAATTTGCAAAAGCTGGCGTAAACATAGCATTTACCTACAACTCAAACGAAGAGCTTGCAAAAGAGCAAGCAAAAGAGCTTGAGGCTACTTATAAGATAAAAGCAGGAGCATATGCACTAAATATCCTCGAGCCAGAGACTTATAAAGAGCTATTTTCAAAGATAGACGAGGACTTTGATAGGATTGATTTTTTCATCTCAAATGCTATCATCTCAGGTCGCGCAGTAGCTGGTGGATACACTAAATTTATGAAGCTAAAACCAAGAGGCATAAACAATATCTTTACAGCAACCGTAAATGCCTTTGTTGTAGGCACTCAAGAAGCTGCAAAACGCATGGAAAAAGTGGGTGGTGGTAGTATCATTAGCCTATCATCAACTGGAAATTTAGTCTATATCGAAAACTACGCAGGTCACGGCACAGCAAAAGCAGCCGTTGAAGCCATGGCAAGATACGCTGCTACAGAGCTTGGTGAGAAAAACATCCGCGTAAACGTCGTAAGTGGTGGTCCTATCGAGACAGACGCGCTAAGAGCCTTTACCAACTACGAAGAAGTACGCGATATGACAGCAAAGCTTAGCCCGCTAAACCGCATGGGACAGCCGACTGACCTAGCCGGAGCATGTCTATTTTTGTGTTCATCTAAGGCTAGCTGGGTGACAGGACATACATTTATAATAGATGGCGGCACAACTTTTAAATAA
- a CDS encoding YajG family lipoprotein gives MNKFKFLAIFGLFVLFLTGCAPSQSVVAFDPYKAASSQQNSGFEAYISAVHDNRKNKSTIATITDSKGTVKEYVVLQNDLATYFSDSLKKELMARGANVNGMGGVVVEIFINEFEANMSGYGTDNTKGNIKITLKIQKGDQSIVKNISNNQTKFELIRTGGAFKSFLTEIINDAIKRTAIAILNS, from the coding sequence ATGAATAAATTTAAATTTTTAGCTATTTTTGGACTTTTTGTTTTATTTTTAACTGGTTGTGCGCCAAGTCAAAGTGTTGTCGCATTTGATCCATATAAGGCTGCTTCAAGCCAACAAAATAGCGGCTTTGAGGCCTATATAAGCGCAGTGCATGATAACCGTAAAAACAAAAGTACTATTGCTACGATCACTGATAGCAAAGGCACAGTAAAAGAATATGTCGTGCTTCAAAACGATCTTGCTACTTATTTTAGTGATTCGCTCAAAAAAGAGCTTATGGCGCGCGGTGCAAATGTAAATGGCATGGGTGGCGTTGTAGTTGAAATTTTTATCAACGAATTTGAAGCAAATATGAGCGGATACGGCACTGATAATACAAAAGGTAATATTAAGATCACGCTTAAGATCCAAAAAGGCGATCAAAGTATCGTTAAAAATATTTCAAATAATCAAACCAAATTTGAGTTGATTCGCACAGGTGGAGCATTTAAATCATTTTTAACTGAGATCATAAATGATGCCATCAAACGCACAGCAATTGCTATTTTAAATAGCTAA
- the lepA gene encoding translation elongation factor 4, with the protein MKNIRNFSIIAHIDHGKSTLADRLIQECGAVSDREMSSQIMDTMDIEKERGITIKAQSVRLNYALNGENFVLNLIDTPGHVDFSYEVSRSLASCEGALLVVDASQGVEAQTIANVYIALENNLEIIPVINKIDLPAADPARVKDEIEHIIGLDCSGAIEVSAKSGIGIKELLEAIITRIPAPNGDANKPTKALIYDSWFDNYLGALALVRVYDGTISKNDEILVMGTGKKHIVLDLMYPNPIAPIKTKSLSAGEVGIVVLGLKNVSDVQVGDTITQARNPLKEPVGGFERAKPFVFAGLYPIETDKFEDLRDALDKLKLNDSSISYEPETSVALGFGFRVGFLGLLHMEVVKERLEREFDLDLIATAPTVTYEVIQTDGLNLKIQNPSQLPPVNKIDSILEPYVKATIITPSEFLGNIITLLNNRRGIQTKMDYITTDRVLLEYDIPMNEIVMDFYDKLKSSTKGYASFDYEPSDYRVGDLVKLDVKVAGETVDALSIIVPESKAQTKGRDFVKAMKEIVPRQLFEVAIQASIGNKIIARETVKSMGKNVTAKCYGGDITRKRKLLEKQKEGKKRMKAIGKVNLPQEAFLSVLKID; encoded by the coding sequence ATGAAAAACATCAGAAATTTTAGCATCATCGCTCATATCGACCACGGCAAAAGCACGCTTGCTGACCGCCTCATACAGGAGTGTGGCGCCGTCAGTGACCGTGAGATGAGCAGTCAGATCATGGATACAATGGATATCGAAAAAGAGCGTGGCATCACGATAAAAGCCCAGTCTGTGCGCCTAAACTACGCACTAAATGGCGAAAATTTTGTTCTAAATTTGATAGACACTCCGGGTCACGTCGACTTTAGCTACGAGGTGAGCCGCTCTTTGGCTAGTTGTGAGGGCGCACTGCTAGTCGTGGATGCTAGCCAGGGAGTGGAGGCACAAACCATTGCAAACGTCTATATCGCACTTGAAAATAACCTAGAGATCATCCCAGTCATCAATAAGATCGACCTACCTGCGGCTGATCCTGCTAGAGTAAAGGACGAGATCGAGCATATCATCGGTCTTGACTGCTCTGGAGCGATTGAGGTGAGCGCAAAAAGCGGCATCGGCATAAAAGAGCTGCTTGAAGCGATTATCACGAGGATCCCTGCGCCAAATGGTGATGCAAACAAGCCCACAAAGGCACTTATTTATGATAGCTGGTTTGACAACTATCTTGGCGCACTTGCTCTTGTACGTGTATACGACGGTACTATCTCAAAAAATGATGAAATTTTAGTCATGGGAACAGGCAAAAAGCACATCGTGCTCGATCTCATGTATCCAAATCCTATCGCTCCTATAAAGACAAAGAGTCTTTCTGCTGGCGAAGTAGGCATCGTTGTACTCGGACTTAAAAATGTTAGTGACGTCCAGGTGGGCGATACGATTACGCAGGCTAGAAATCCATTAAAAGAGCCAGTAGGTGGCTTTGAGAGGGCTAAGCCGTTTGTTTTTGCTGGACTTTATCCGATCGAAACTGATAAATTTGAAGATTTGCGTGACGCACTTGATAAGCTAAAGCTAAATGACAGCTCGATAAGTTACGAGCCAGAGACCTCGGTCGCGCTTGGGTTTGGCTTTAGGGTTGGCTTTTTAGGTCTTCTTCACATGGAGGTCGTCAAAGAGAGGCTGGAGCGTGAGTTTGACCTTGATCTCATCGCCACAGCGCCAACTGTGACTTATGAAGTCATCCAAACTGATGGACTAAATTTAAAAATCCAAAACCCAAGCCAGCTGCCACCAGTCAATAAAATAGACTCGATCCTTGAGCCATACGTGAAGGCTACCATCATCACACCAAGTGAGTTTTTGGGCAATATCATCACGCTTTTAAACAACCGCCGTGGCATACAAACAAAGATGGACTACATCACGACTGATCGTGTTTTGCTTGAGTATGACATACCGATGAACGAGATCGTGATGGACTTTTACGACAAGCTAAAATCAAGCACCAAAGGCTACGCGAGCTTTGATTATGAGCCTAGTGACTACCGCGTGGGCGATCTAGTAAAGCTTGATGTCAAAGTGGCTGGTGAAACGGTCGATGCACTCTCTATCATCGTGCCTGAGAGCAAGGCGCAGACAAAGGGCAGGGACTTTGTAAAAGCAATGAAAGAGATCGTGCCTCGTCAGCTCTTTGAAGTAGCGATACAAGCTAGCATCGGCAATAAAATAATCGCTCGCGAAACCGTGAAATCAATGGGTAAAAACGTCACAGCCAAGTGCTATGGTGGCGATATTACACGTAAGAGAAAGTTGCTTGAAAAGCAAAAAGAGGGTAAGAAACGCATGAAGGCGATAGGAAAGGTGAATTTGCCGCAAGAGGCGTTCTTGTCCGTCTTAAAAATAGACTAG
- the pgsA gene encoding CDP-diacylglycerol--glycerol-3-phosphate 3-phosphatidyltransferase: MSLNLPNALAFFRILLAPLMFFMLVNAPGIFTQIHISWINYFAALIFVIASVTDFFDGYIARSWDQKTKLGAILDPLADKMLILAAFLGLMMLGRASTWAVYLILVREFFITGFRVVMASDGVEVAASMAGKVKTVSQMFAVGFLLMSWPGGELLLWIAVALTLYSGFEYIFAYVKAMKKS, encoded by the coding sequence GTGAGTTTAAATTTACCAAACGCATTGGCATTTTTTAGGATACTACTGGCTCCGCTTATGTTTTTTATGCTCGTAAATGCGCCAGGAATTTTTACGCAAATTCACATAAGCTGGATAAATTACTTTGCAGCTCTTATTTTTGTGATCGCCTCGGTGACTGACTTTTTTGACGGCTACATCGCAAGAAGCTGGGATCAAAAGACCAAGCTTGGCGCTATCCTTGACCCGCTAGCTGATAAGATGCTAATTCTTGCTGCATTTTTAGGTCTCATGATGCTTGGCAGAGCGAGTACTTGGGCTGTTTATCTCATCTTGGTGAGGGAATTTTTTATAACTGGCTTTCGTGTCGTTATGGCAAGTGACGGCGTAGAGGTCGCAGCTTCGATGGCTGGCAAAGTAAAAACCGTCTCGCAGATGTTTGCGGTTGGATTTTTACTAATGAGCTGGCCTGGTGGCGAGCTTTTGCTATGGATAGCTGTTGCGCTTACACTTTATTCTGGATTTGAGTATATTTTTGCCTATGTAAAGGCGATGAAAAAGAGTTAA
- a CDS encoding NAD(P)-dependent oxidoreductase codes for MYKDIFELTKADLAGFDAVISAFAAWSEETFPLHKKVAAHLINLLEGASTRLIVVGGAGTLFVDDKGTMVMDTPDFPAAYMGVAKATTESYFELKGRSDLLWTYVSPAGDYDANGARTGKYVLGGDNLILNSKNESYISYADLVLAIIDELKNKNFIQKRFTAVGERA; via the coding sequence ATTTACAAAGATATTTTCGAGCTTACAAAGGCTGATCTAGCAGGCTTTGATGCTGTTATCAGTGCATTTGCAGCATGGAGTGAAGAAACCTTCCCACTTCACAAAAAAGTGGCCGCTCACCTTATAAATTTACTAGAAGGCGCTAGCACAAGGCTTATCGTAGTTGGCGGCGCTGGTACGTTATTTGTTGATGACAAGGGCACAATGGTGATGGATACGCCAGACTTTCCGGCTGCATATATGGGCGTGGCAAAAGCGACTACGGAGTCTTATTTTGAGCTAAAAGGTAGGAGCGATTTGCTTTGGACATACGTAAGCCCAGCAGGCGACTACGACGCAAATGGTGCTCGTACTGGTAAATACGTGCTTGGTGGAGATAACCTCATCTTAAACTCAAAAAATGAGAGCTATATAAGTTATGCAGACCTTGTGCTTGCGATCATAGACGAGCTAAAAAACAAAAATTTTATACAAAAACGCTTCACAGCAGTTGGCGAGCGAGCATGA